The following proteins are encoded in a genomic region of Helicobacter jaachi:
- a CDS encoding radical SAM/SPASM domain-containing protein produces the protein MGLLYTKYKVFHFKDKIDSLPHNKPMLAPLHIRIKPTNVCNHNCWFCAYKENDMQLGKDMVERDYIPEAKMLEIIQDCVAMGVKAITFSGGGEPLVYRYMPQTLRKLINSPISFATLTNGARLNGEVAEMFAKYGTWVRVSMDGYDNESYRKLRGTGKGEFDKIISNMEAFKNIGGKCYLGVSYIVGQDNYQAIYQMSKILRDIGVDSIKISPTIVSNESAQTNAYHQKIFEAVKDEVARAKADFGKDIEIYDSYHYQLESFEKSYSWCPYSQVLMVIGADLRIYPCQDKAYNIDEAMLGSIKDVSFKQWWFENKKAFFKVNPRKVCNHHCVSHEKNKMILEYLNADKAHLGFV, from the coding sequence ATGGGACTGCTCTATACAAAATATAAAGTCTTTCATTTTAAAGACAAGATAGATTCTCTGCCGCATAATAAACCCATGCTCGCGCCACTGCACATTCGCATTAAGCCCACAAATGTGTGTAATCATAATTGCTGGTTTTGCGCGTATAAGGAGAATGATATGCAATTAGGTAAGGATATGGTGGAGCGTGATTATATCCCAGAAGCCAAAATGCTTGAAATCATACAAGATTGTGTTGCAATGGGCGTGAAAGCAATTACCTTTAGCGGGGGGGGGGAGCCTTTAGTGTATAGATATATGCCTCAAACGCTTAGAAAGCTTATTAATTCACCTATATCGTTTGCCACTTTGACAAATGGCGCGCGCTTAAATGGCGAGGTGGCGGAGATGTTTGCCAAATATGGCACTTGGGTGCGCGTGAGTATGGACGGATATGATAATGAAAGCTACAGAAAGCTACGCGGCACGGGGAAGGGCGAATTTGATAAGATTATTAGCAATATGGAGGCGTTTAAAAACATCGGGGGCAAATGTTACTTGGGTGTGAGCTACATTGTCGGACAGGATAATTATCAAGCCATTTATCAAATGAGCAAGATTCTAAGAGATATAGGCGTGGATAGCATTAAGATTTCTCCTACGATTGTGAGTAATGAAAGCGCGCAAACAAATGCCTATCATCAAAAGATTTTTGAAGCTGTAAAGGACGAAGTAGCGCGCGCAAAGGCAGACTTTGGCAAAGATATAGAGATTTATGATTCTTATCATTATCAATTGGAGAGTTTTGAGAAATCTTATAGCTGGTGTCCTTATTCGCAAGTGCTTATGGTTATTGGCGCGGATTTGCGCATTTATCCTTGTCAGGATAAGGCGTATAACATCGATGAGGCGATGCTAGGCTCTATTAAAGATGTGAGCTTTAAACAATGGTGGTTTGAGAATAAAAAGGCATTTTTTAAGGTCAATCCACGCAAAGTGTGCAATCACCACTGCGTATCGCATGAGAAAAATAAAATGATTTTAGAATA